The following are from one region of the Bradyrhizobium septentrionale genome:
- a CDS encoding RDD family protein: MSYGNDGGTWRNEAWRNDGGVPPHAFDPLVQPDLFRGVLTRRVFAFLIDLVVLAVPVILAVIFIAVFGVVTLGLGWALFWLVSPASIVWAIVYYGASIGGQHSATIGMRMMDLELRTWYGARGYFVLGATHAVLFWVTISFLSPLVLLIGLVGGRRRLLHDIILGTVVINSSVRTPVSPAARAYY; this comes from the coding sequence ATGTCCTATGGCAATGACGGCGGCACCTGGCGTAACGAAGCCTGGCGCAACGATGGCGGCGTTCCCCCGCATGCGTTCGATCCGCTGGTGCAGCCGGACTTGTTCCGCGGCGTGCTGACGCGACGCGTGTTCGCGTTCCTGATCGACCTCGTCGTGCTGGCGGTGCCGGTGATCCTGGCGGTGATCTTCATCGCGGTGTTCGGCGTCGTCACGCTCGGCCTCGGCTGGGCGCTGTTCTGGCTGGTGTCGCCGGCCTCGATCGTCTGGGCCATCGTCTATTACGGCGCCTCGATCGGCGGGCAGCACTCGGCCACCATCGGCATGCGGATGATGGATCTGGAACTGCGCACCTGGTACGGCGCGCGCGGTTATTTCGTGCTCGGCGCCACCCATGCGGTGCTGTTCTGGGTGACGATCTCGTTCCTGTCGCCGCTGGTGCTGCTGATCGGACTCGTCGGCGGCCGCCGCCGGCTGTTGCACGACATCATCCTCGGAACCGTCGTTATCAACAGCTCGGTCCGGACCCCGGTCAGCCCGGCCGCGCGGGCCTATTATTAG
- a CDS encoding PspA/IM30 family protein, with amino-acid sequence MIKLPVETPTATLRYALAPDPSGIEAIEATFAAYDRMMAILAEVAPVGANLVALHAQAYERIRKETGLPARLVTLGLRDRANYVADTAVRRIPLDDKLFAIKGPTSLTISTVSGRVLVPFDVPGYVSGWESPFPAHLISDGRGYEIHIAVKSKSAQPEEMTMLHEGILARMGRLLAAIASQTIDNVESNNKVALVKQAIREIDAGADEARYALGKSRAEEFRLKKRREELDTETAGLNEKIRLALAENREDLARAGVARQIDLESQVIALERAMDFIELEIDEQTKALQAMLGARREAEARLTDLEQSLLREAKDETSRGPSTTNTLSAERAMAAIARVTGVPASSVLGDKELDELDRLHREKEIAARLERIKSEK; translated from the coding sequence ATGATCAAGCTGCCTGTCGAGACGCCGACCGCAACGCTGCGCTACGCCCTCGCCCCCGACCCATCGGGCATCGAGGCGATCGAGGCGACCTTTGCGGCCTACGACCGGATGATGGCGATCCTCGCCGAGGTCGCCCCGGTCGGGGCCAACCTCGTCGCGCTGCACGCCCAGGCCTACGAGAGGATCCGCAAGGAGACCGGCCTGCCCGCCCGGCTGGTGACCCTCGGCCTGCGCGACCGCGCCAATTACGTCGCCGATACCGCCGTCCGCCGGATACCGCTCGACGACAAGTTGTTCGCGATCAAGGGTCCAACTTCACTGACCATCAGCACTGTCAGCGGGCGCGTGTTGGTGCCGTTCGACGTGCCGGGATATGTCTCGGGCTGGGAAAGCCCCTTCCCGGCGCATTTGATCTCGGACGGACGCGGCTACGAAATCCACATCGCCGTCAAATCGAAATCTGCACAACCGGAGGAGATGACCATGCTTCACGAAGGCATCCTTGCGCGCATGGGCCGGCTTCTTGCCGCCATCGCGAGCCAGACCATCGACAATGTCGAGAGCAACAACAAGGTCGCGCTGGTCAAGCAGGCGATCCGCGAGATCGACGCCGGCGCCGACGAGGCGCGCTATGCGCTCGGCAAATCGCGCGCCGAAGAATTCCGGTTGAAGAAGCGACGCGAAGAACTGGATACCGAAACGGCTGGTCTGAACGAGAAGATTCGTCTCGCACTTGCGGAAAATCGCGAGGATCTCGCGCGCGCCGGCGTCGCACGGCAAATTGATCTGGAGTCGCAGGTGATCGCGCTGGAACGCGCGATGGATTTCATCGAGCTCGAAATCGACGAGCAGACCAAGGCGCTGCAGGCCATGCTCGGCGCGCGGCGCGAGGCGGAAGCACGATTAACCGATCTCGAACAAAGCCTGCTGCGCGAGGCCAAGGACGAAACCAGCCGGGGTCCATCGACGACCAATACATTGAGTGCTGAGCGTGCCATGGCGGCGATCGCCCGGGTCACCGGTGTCCCCGCCTCCAGCGTGCTCGGCGACAAGGAGCTTGACGAACTCGATCGCTTGCACCGCGAAAAGGAAATCGCGGCGCGGCTTGAAAGGATCAAGTCAGAAAAATGA
- a CDS encoding OB-fold-containig protein has protein sequence MSAVGDILLAPDVRPFAVAAAIMVALGGIELLTTMVGLSISELIGKDFAVEAESHNALSGLFLWINAGRLPLLILIILILGIFSIGGFLLQGLAHAAGTAIPVSLAAVLAAAGSIPVIRNTSRGLARIIPRDESYAVNDSDFVGKVATVSVGPLDQGLPGRVRLKDVFGNWHTVSARASPDSGALPVGASVLLVDRDAKSFIAIAAPADLIEQQQSSNRA, from the coding sequence ATGAGTGCAGTTGGCGACATCCTGCTCGCCCCCGACGTGCGGCCGTTCGCGGTCGCGGCTGCGATCATGGTGGCACTTGGCGGCATCGAGCTGCTGACCACCATGGTCGGACTTTCGATCAGCGAACTCATCGGCAAGGATTTCGCGGTCGAGGCCGAGAGCCACAATGCTCTCAGTGGCCTGTTTCTCTGGATCAACGCCGGACGGCTTCCCCTCCTGATCCTGATCATCCTGATACTCGGCATATTCTCGATCGGAGGCTTCCTGCTTCAGGGCCTGGCGCATGCGGCAGGCACCGCGATCCCGGTCTCGCTTGCCGCGGTGCTTGCCGCCGCAGGCAGCATCCCGGTGATTAGAAATACCAGCCGCGGCCTCGCCCGCATCATTCCACGCGACGAGAGCTACGCGGTCAACGACAGCGACTTTGTCGGCAAGGTCGCAACCGTGTCGGTCGGCCCGCTCGATCAGGGCCTGCCCGGCAGGGTCCGTCTCAAGGATGTCTTCGGCAACTGGCACACCGTGTCGGCGCGTGCCAGCCCTGATTCCGGGGCGTTGCCGGTCGGCGCAAGCGTGCTGCTGGTCGACCGCGACGCCAAGAGCTTCATCGCGATTGCCGCTCCCGCCGACCTCATTGAACAACAACAATCTTCGAACAGGGCATAA
- a CDS encoding arginyltransferase yields MTQHSRDTPQFYLTAPSPCPYLPGRHERKVFTHLVGDKAGDLNDLLTHGGFRRSQSIAYRPACDACRACVSVRVVANEFRPSRNFRKVLARNADIIGEQRTAVPTSEQYSVFRAYLDRRHRNGGMADMTVLDYAMMVEDSHVETRIIEYRKRNADSGITGRGDELMAVALTDVLSDGLSMVYSFFEPGLESRSLGTFMILDHIARARRQGLPYVYLGYWIEGSKKMDYKGRFLPQQRLAPSGWLRVDATGEALAEPQD; encoded by the coding sequence GTGACCCAGCACTCGCGTGATACCCCCCAGTTCTATCTGACGGCGCCCTCACCCTGCCCGTATCTGCCGGGCCGGCACGAGCGCAAGGTTTTCACGCACCTGGTCGGCGACAAAGCGGGCGATCTCAACGACTTGCTGACCCATGGCGGCTTTCGCCGCAGCCAATCGATCGCCTACCGCCCGGCCTGCGACGCCTGCCGGGCCTGCGTCTCGGTCCGGGTCGTCGCCAATGAATTCCGCCCCTCCCGCAACTTCCGCAAGGTGCTGGCCCGCAACGCCGACATCATCGGCGAGCAGCGCACGGCGGTGCCGACATCAGAGCAATATTCGGTGTTCCGGGCCTATCTCGACCGCCGCCACCGCAACGGCGGCATGGCCGACATGACGGTGCTCGACTACGCGATGATGGTCGAGGACAGCCATGTCGAGACCCGGATCATCGAGTACCGCAAACGCAACGCCGACAGCGGCATCACCGGCCGCGGCGACGAGCTGATGGCGGTGGCGCTGACCGACGTGCTCAGCGACGGGCTGTCGATGGTCTATTCGTTCTTCGAGCCGGGGCTGGAAAGCCGCTCGCTCGGCACCTTCATGATCCTCGATCATATCGCCCGCGCCCGCCGCCAGGGCCTGCCCTACGTCTATCTCGGCTACTGGATCGAGGGCTCGAAGAAGATGGACTACAAGGGCCGCTTCCTGCCGCAGCAGCGGCTCGCGCCAAGCGGTTGGCTGCGCGTCGATGCCACGGGTGAAGCGCTGGCCGAGCCGCAGGACTAG
- a CDS encoding Nramp family divalent metal transporter, giving the protein MDARTPEMPSVSLPATVPGGWRGDAGHVRSLPEVNATVAVPTGGLWWRRLLAFAGPGYLVSVGYMDPGNWATDIAGGSKFGYTLLSVILLSNLMAILLQALAARLGIATDRDLAQACRATYSRPVNFVLWLACEAAIIACDLAEVIGTAIALKLLFGIPLIGGALLAALDAFLLLLLMNRGFRFLEAFVIALLIVIAVCFVVQIAAAAPPIAGVIGGFMPSREIVTNPEMLYIAIGIIGATVMPHNLYLHSSIVQTRAYPRTEEGRRDAIKWATTDSTIALMLALFVNAAILVLAAATFHKSGHSDVAEIDQAFELLSPLLGLGIASTLFAVALLASGLNSTVTATLAGQIVMQGFLNLRMPNWAQRVVTRGIAIVPVIVVAALYGESGTAQLLVFSQVVLSMQLPFAVIPLVRFVSDKRKMGTFAISLPVAVTAWIVAGLIVILNVKLLIDTFFGT; this is encoded by the coding sequence ATGGACGCTCGGACTCCTGAAATGCCTTCCGTTTCCCTTCCCGCCACCGTGCCAGGAGGCTGGCGCGGCGACGCCGGTCATGTACGCAGCCTGCCGGAGGTGAACGCGACCGTCGCGGTGCCCACCGGCGGCCTGTGGTGGCGGCGGCTCCTGGCCTTCGCAGGACCCGGCTATCTGGTCTCGGTCGGCTATATGGACCCCGGCAACTGGGCCACCGATATCGCCGGCGGATCGAAGTTTGGCTACACGCTGCTGTCGGTCATCCTGCTCTCGAACCTGATGGCGATCCTGCTGCAGGCACTCGCGGCAAGGCTCGGCATCGCCACCGATCGCGATCTCGCCCAGGCCTGCCGCGCCACCTATTCCCGGCCGGTGAATTTCGTGCTCTGGCTCGCCTGCGAGGCCGCGATCATCGCCTGCGACCTCGCCGAGGTGATCGGCACTGCAATCGCGCTGAAGTTGTTGTTCGGTATTCCCCTGATCGGCGGCGCGCTGCTCGCGGCGCTCGACGCGTTCCTGCTGCTGCTCCTGATGAACCGCGGCTTTCGCTTCCTCGAAGCCTTCGTGATCGCGCTGTTGATCGTGATCGCGGTCTGCTTCGTGGTCCAGATCGCCGCCGCCGCGCCGCCGATTGCCGGCGTGATCGGCGGCTTCATGCCGTCGCGCGAGATCGTCACCAATCCGGAGATGCTCTACATCGCGATCGGCATCATCGGCGCCACCGTGATGCCGCATAACCTCTATCTGCACTCCTCGATCGTGCAGACCCGCGCCTATCCGCGCACCGAGGAGGGGCGGCGCGACGCGATCAAATGGGCGACCACCGACTCCACCATCGCGCTGATGCTGGCGCTGTTCGTCAATGCCGCGATCCTGGTGCTGGCGGCCGCGACCTTCCACAAGAGCGGCCATTCCGATGTCGCCGAAATCGATCAGGCGTTCGAGCTGCTGTCGCCGCTGCTCGGACTCGGCATCGCCTCGACGCTGTTTGCCGTGGCGCTGCTCGCGTCCGGCCTCAACTCGACGGTGACGGCGACGCTGGCCGGCCAGATCGTGATGCAGGGCTTTCTGAACCTGCGGATGCCCAACTGGGCGCAGCGGGTGGTGACGCGCGGCATCGCGATCGTCCCGGTCATCGTGGTCGCCGCGCTCTATGGCGAGAGCGGCACCGCGCAGCTTTTGGTGTTCAGCCAGGTGGTGCTGTCGATGCAGCTGCCGTTCGCGGTGATCCCGCTGGTGCGCTTCGTGTCCGACAAGCGCAAGATGGGCACGTTCGCGATTTCGCTGCCGGTCGCGGTGACGGCCTGGATCGTCGCCGGGCTGATCGTGATCCTCAACGTGAAGCTGCTGATCGATACGTTCTTCGGCACCTAG